The following proteins are co-located in the Halictus rubicundus isolate RS-2024b chromosome 1, iyHalRubi1_principal, whole genome shotgun sequence genome:
- the LOC143361692 gene encoding uncharacterized protein LOC143361692, with protein sequence MLFKKLSRELVQNTGQCPLIFRFRIKETLEGSIPVSQDESPRETRRKGKSEGKSLGKSPRNVKLDDVLQPHEQLLIFEGGLARSERPECFSFSNLDEDMRLLVPEGRKVPALGKSSVCGNMRGFSDKMEFGMIFRRPKKPVSEKEKSDDKSSKKKKKGKQKKTEDTEKLNYCHVAIVELTLGGLVHVQDFIIICSLK encoded by the exons atgctttttaaaaaattgtccagGGAGTTG GTGCAGAACACTGGACAGTGTCCGCTGATTTTTCGATTTCGCATAAAGGAGACGCTCGAGGGCAGTATTCCGGTGTCCCAAGACGAGTCGCCCCGGGAAACTCGAAGAAAAGGGAAATCCGAGGGGAAAAGCCTTGGAAAATCGCCGAGGAACGTGAAGCTCGATGACGTGCTCCAACCGCACGAGCAATTACTGATATTCGAAGGTGGTCTCGCGAGATCAGAGCGTCCCGAATGTTTTTCGTTTTCAAATCTCGACGAGGATATGCGGTTGCTGGTGCCCGAAGGCAGAAAGGTACCGGCTCTCGGAAAATCTTCTGTTTGTGGAAACATGAGAGGTTTCTCTGATAAG ATGGAATTCGGCATGATTTTCCGAAGACCAAAGAAACCTGTCTCGGAAAAAGAGAAGTCAGATGATAAGTCCagcaagaaaaagaagaaaggtaaacaaaagaaaacagaagacactgagaaattaaattattgTCACGTGGCTATAGTGGAGTTAACGTTAGGAGGTTTGGTACACGTGCaagattttataataatatgctCGCTGAAATAG